The genomic segment ACAATATAAGAGCGGTGTACCTGAGCGAAGCTTTTAGGGTGTAATTGTGGTAATAAATCTTTAAGCGAGGTGCGGATTAAATGCCGCTCATGAGCAGTTACAACTTCTGTGTATTTATCTGCCGATTGAAAAAACAAAACCTCATCCACCGCCACTAAACGAGTGATATCGCCAAGTCCCACAGTAAGCCAAGTCAGAGGCGCTGCTTCTTTATGGATGCTGCTGAGCAAAGCGTTAAAATCGAATTGTGGTTTACGCTCTCTTTGCAAACGCGTCACACATTGCAATAAGCGATCATCGCTGACTGGCTTTAATAAGTAATCGAGGGCCGCATTATCAAAAGCCGAAATAGCATACTCATCAAAAGCGGTCACAAACACCACGCGGGTATCGCGCAAGGTGCTGGCCACCTGCAGACCACTTAAGCCGGGCATGCGAATATCTAAAAAAGCAAAATCCGGTGAAAGGCGATTCAGCTCATTCACGGCTTCCAACCCATTTTTAACAACAGCCACAATATTTAAATCCGGCCAAAGGACTTGTAAGCGCTCAGCCAGACTACTGGCCAATAAAGGCTCATCATCGGCAATTAAAGCGGTAGGCATGGTTTTCCTTTCCTCAGATTTTATTCAAAGGCAGTGTTAATTCGGCAATCACACCACAGGGCACATTGGGATAAAGCGCTAGACGGCCTTCTTTGCCATACAGGTTTTCTAAACGCTTACGCACATTCGGCAGGCCCACGCCCTCTTCCCCCGCACTTTGCAAACCCAAGCCACTGTCATAAACCCGTAAGCGTAGCAGTTTTTCAACAACATCCGCCACAATATGCAGCTCACCCCCGGCAATAGCGGGCTCAATGCCATGCTCTAAAGCGTTTTCTACCAGCGGTTGCAAAAGCAGCGGCGGCAGCAGCGCGGCTTGCAAATCAGCTGGCACATCGATCCGGTATTGCAAGCGATCACCAAGGCGAATTTTACTAATCGCCAAAAGCGCAGTCACCAAATCCAGCTCTTCCGCCAAAGTAACCTGCTTTTTACGCGTGCGGCTCAAGCTGGCACGCAAATAATCATTTAAGTGATCAAGCATTGTTTGTGCCAGTGGTGCATCGCGGCTGATCAGGCTACGCATATTGGCCAGCGTATTAAATAAAAAATGCGGCTCTATTTGCGCCTGCAACATGGCCAGTTGTGCGGCAATTTCTGATTGCTGCACTTCGGCTAGGCGTTGTTGCTCAATCGCCAGCTGTGCACGGTAAGTTTGTGAGCGATAAAGGACAAAAAAGAACCCTGTGGCCGCGACTGCCACCAAAAAAGCCAGCGCTATCCAGCGCCATTGATACTGCGGATTAAGCCAGAAATAGCTGATCACATCCGGCGCACCCAAAAAATAGGCCAGCTTAAAACCAAAGAAGAGCCCTAGCGGCAGCACCAAAATTAAACGCCATAAACGCTGCCCCCCCATGCCGCTGCCCGAACAAAAAGCGAGCGTATTAAGCACAGAAATACTAAAGCCGATCGAATGCGAAATCAGCAAATTATCCCAAAAATATTCAGGCTTACTCGATAAAGTGCATAAAACAGCAATAAGGGTATTAACCAGCAACAAAATAGGAAAATCGCGCCGCCAACGTGCTAGAAACTCAGAAGTATTAATCATATAGCTCTTATTTAAACTGATTAAAAATAGGGCATGGCAAGCAGGATTTTAAGGAAAATACACAAAACCAAGCCGCTGTTTGAGCGGCATGATTCAGACAAATTTTTCTTAAGTAACAACGGTGCTATGCACAAATAAATCAAAAGAAATATTTTAATAACAGAGTGCTTGAGCGTTTTTCTGGCAAAGCGCCATATTGAGAAAGTGCATCCCCGCGATTTAGCTGAAATTCCCATGCAATATCGACTGTTTTAAAGTGGTAACGCGCTTCAGCCCATGCCATATCACTGCGATCGATTAAATCATGCCGCCACAGTGCCGTCAGCTCCAGCTGGGGAATTAAATCGGGCCAGCGCGCACTGACCATCGTGGCTTGCCGGGTCAGCAAAGTCTGGCGCGACTGCGACTCCGTGCGATAGCGCCAGTAATCCTGCAGAGGCCCTTTTTGCAAGGCCTCCCAGTCTGTGGCATTTTTGGCTCCGCCATCGTACTGATATTCAAAGCTTAACGAAAGCTTGGATTCAGACGTCCATGTCAGCCCACTGGCAAGCCGATATACCCTGCCCCCTTCGCTGGCCGTACTGACTTCGGCATGCAGCACGGTTGCATCATTCAGTAGGCCAGTTAAATTAAGCCCCAGTTGCACTGTGGCATCCGTATCGCCAAATAATATAAATTGCGATGTAATCTCATCATTACGGCTCAGTGCTAGCAAATAACGGTGGCGCGGATTACTGCCCCCCCAGTCTGGGCTAAATGCATCGCTATCCGGATCATTCGCCAATTTAGGAGAGTACAAAGCCGTCAGCGCGCCACCAGACCAGAGCTTTTGCCCGCGCAGCATTACGCTGCCCTGACGATTTTCACGCAAGCTGGCAGGGGCGACCGAAACCACCGATCTGACCGCTCCTTCTTTAAAAAAATCACTCGGGTTGTAACCCAGCCCTACCCCATAGCGGGTATTAATCCGGCCAAAATCAAACACCATATCGGCGGCGGGCTGCCAGCTCAAATAAGCTTCTTTTAAAGTATTCACCTTGCTTTCCGGCTCTTGCCAGCCAGGCCCAAAACCATCCAGCCTGTCTGCCAGCACCACGCGCCAATCTGCCGTCAGCGCGGTATCCAGACGAAAATCCAGTGAGCGGCGCTGGGTATTTTCGCTGCCTTTATCTGAACGTGCTTTACCCCATGCCCCCTCGACAGATAAATACCAATCACTATTCGCCACCTTCTCTGTCGAGGTTTGATCCGCCAGCAAGAGCGCATCCTGATCACTGGCGATTGCTGCTGAGCACAGCAAAGCGATAAGCCATTTCATCGCTTACTCCGGCTTAAAGCGGGGCAGATAATCCCTCTGCAACCAGCTTTCCGGTACATCACGCCATGCGTAATCGCTGTTTTTAATCACCGTCACCCAAGTTGGATCAAGGCCATCGATAATCACCGTTTCACTTGGGCGCTCCGCCCCGAGCAGGGTTTGATAATGGCGGAAGTACGCTGTTTTTAACAAACGACCGCTTTCGGTATAAAACAAAGATTTAACCGGCTGTTTGCTGCTGCTGTCGATCCAAAGCTCAATGCCGTGGTAGGTTACATCCGGAGAAACAGCCTTAAGCGTCAGCTTGTAACACGCACGCTTTTTACGCTCGCCATCCTGAATTTCTTCTTCACCCGACAATACCGCACGGTAGTCCAGCGCTAGATTCACGGTTAACACATCCCCATTAGCGGCCTGCCCCAGCAAACGCTGCTGAGGGGAGATCCGCACGCTGGCCTTACTGGCTGGATCATAAAACCATAAATCATTGCCATCTTTGAGCAGCAATTTACCCGCATCGCGAATCGGCGCCACAAAGCGGATCAAATTACGAAAACGCCCATTATCAGGCCGGGAATATATCGCCAGCGTATTTCTGTCGCTCTCTTTGCCTTTGCGATATTCGATCAGCGTTGAATTTAGCCCGAACGATTTATCCGGATTACGAATGGCATCGCTAGCCACCAGTAATGCCTGTGCATCCACCGCCGCAAAACTGGCGCTGCTGAGT from the Iodobacter fluviatilis genome contains:
- a CDS encoding LytR/AlgR family response regulator transcription factor, with protein sequence MPTALIADDEPLLASSLAERLQVLWPDLNIVAVVKNGLEAVNELNRLSPDFAFLDIRMPGLSGLQVASTLRDTRVVFVTAFDEYAISAFDNAALDYLLKPVSDDRLLQCVTRLQRERKPQFDFNALLSSIHKEAAPLTWLTVGLGDITRLVAVDEVLFFQSADKYTEVVTAHERHLIRTSLKDLLPQLHPKSFAQVHRSYIVNLHVVARIERDILGRQRIEIKNTSHTLPLSRSFAGQFRQM
- a CDS encoding sensor histidine kinase translates to MINTSEFLARWRRDFPILLLVNTLIAVLCTLSSKPEYFWDNLLISHSIGFSISVLNTLAFCSGSGMGGQRLWRLILVLPLGLFFGFKLAYFLGAPDVISYFWLNPQYQWRWIALAFLVAVAATGFFFVLYRSQTYRAQLAIEQQRLAEVQQSEIAAQLAMLQAQIEPHFLFNTLANMRSLISRDAPLAQTMLDHLNDYLRASLSRTRKKQVTLAEELDLVTALLAISKIRLGDRLQYRIDVPADLQAALLPPLLLQPLVENALEHGIEPAIAGGELHIVADVVEKLLRLRVYDSGLGLQSAGEEGVGLPNVRKRLENLYGKEGRLALYPNVPCGVIAELTLPLNKI
- a CDS encoding outer membrane lipoprotein-sorting protein, translating into MKLLFVMSLLLSSASFAAVDAQALLVASDAIRNPDKSFGLNSTLIEYRKGKESDRNTLAIYSRPDNGRFRNLIRFVAPIRDAGKLLLKDGNDLWFYDPASKASVRISPQQRLLGQAANGDVLTVNLALDYRAVLSGEEEIQDGERKKRACYKLTLKAVSPDVTYHGIELWIDSSSKQPVKSLFYTESGRLLKTAYFRHYQTLLGAERPSETVIIDGLDPTWVTVIKNSDYAWRDVPESWLQRDYLPRFKPE